The following coding sequences are from one Geothrix sp. window:
- a CDS encoding S41 family peptidase: MLSRASLLLVLACGLVAQDRTPRFVSSPDVNGDRVVFTWEDDLWLGSLKGGPARRLSTHPGVETAARFSPDGKWIAFTGQYDGGNQVYVMPAEGGAPKRLTWGGGATVQGWTPDGKKVLFKTVADFDRRPVERFFTVDLEGHQPEALPIPRGTSGTLSPDGQRFAYNAKGRAEYYWKRYKGGDHPDLWLADLKSGRFEKLTDFVGRNGAPIWAGGKVIFESDRGTTGITNLYAVDPATKAVEPLTDLKDFDAQQPSTDGRTVVFVQGGHLQALDLATKAVRLVPVTTSSDGWKAAPRPVNPKDWIQAMSLAAGQAVFEARGEVFLLPTDATKPAQNLTKTPGVRERMPRLSPDGKRVAYFSDASGDYDLVVQPVDGVAERIPTGLKTALYHLEWSPDGTKVLFGDKSFALYVMDVPTKKLTKVDESHELKNDQFTWEASDYAWAPDSQWVAYSFVEPNHNSRIHLFNLASKQKVTLTDGFYDCLNPRFDLDGSTLYFLSYSNFQTRLDPSQDNHIQSAPVQVMAVKLKAGEDKAASSASASNAFRIDVAGLAERIAPLPVKPGNLFHLKAGRGLVGWDEVEGWDDSVVEELYGPRGAEKWKLHLYDPAAKKDKEAVLVEPVSDWVFDAEGKRLLIRKGPNFHTGEAAAVFTTKVLPEKLDLERMTMTVDPRAEWKQIFEDTWRWYRDFFYDKDMNGNDWNAIGAKFRAWLPELNSRQELNWLLSQMVGELCVSHTYVGGGDAGPGRPLPNPVFPGLLGADFTAENGVYKFAKVYGPTAYARDLKAPLADPAPKVKEGEYLLAIDGKPLRAPDAIQARLQVIKGQKVTLTVNARPTMEGARTVEVEPVPNDWDLRYHRWIAGNIATVDKASNGQLGYMHITAMGDQNIGQFDKYWRAFRYKKGIVIDVRGNGGGWTEYFMIDKLERKQVGFNVMRGVEPFRYPNTASDGRYVFLTNEQNGSDGEAFLMHVKARNLGTIVGVPSWGGLVGIINTQFTLDGGTVEQSNNGFYGREGKWWVENHGADPDLTVENDPASLMQGRDPQLEVGIATLLKQLKENPTPAFPAVPAYPKR, from the coding sequence ATGCTGAGCCGCGCTTCCCTCCTGCTGGTCCTCGCCTGTGGTCTCGTGGCCCAGGACCGCACCCCCCGCTTCGTCAGCTCACCGGACGTGAACGGCGACCGCGTGGTGTTCACCTGGGAGGACGACCTCTGGCTCGGCTCCCTCAAAGGCGGCCCGGCGCGGCGCCTCAGCACCCATCCCGGCGTGGAGACCGCCGCCCGGTTCAGCCCCGATGGCAAGTGGATCGCCTTCACCGGCCAGTACGACGGCGGCAACCAGGTCTACGTGATGCCCGCGGAGGGCGGCGCACCGAAGCGTCTCACCTGGGGTGGCGGCGCCACCGTGCAGGGCTGGACGCCCGATGGCAAGAAGGTGCTCTTCAAGACCGTCGCGGACTTTGACCGCCGCCCCGTGGAGCGCTTCTTCACCGTGGACCTCGAGGGCCACCAGCCCGAGGCCCTGCCGATCCCGCGCGGCACCTCGGGCACGCTGTCCCCCGATGGCCAGCGCTTCGCCTACAACGCCAAGGGGCGGGCCGAGTACTACTGGAAGCGCTACAAGGGCGGCGACCATCCGGACCTGTGGCTGGCGGACCTGAAGAGCGGGCGCTTCGAGAAGCTCACGGACTTCGTGGGCCGCAACGGCGCCCCCATCTGGGCCGGCGGCAAGGTCATCTTCGAATCCGATCGCGGCACCACCGGCATCACCAATCTCTACGCGGTGGATCCCGCCACGAAGGCCGTGGAGCCCCTGACCGACCTCAAGGACTTCGACGCCCAGCAGCCCAGCACCGATGGCCGTACCGTGGTCTTCGTGCAGGGCGGCCACCTGCAGGCCCTGGACCTGGCCACCAAGGCCGTGCGGCTCGTGCCCGTGACCACCAGCAGCGACGGCTGGAAGGCCGCGCCCCGGCCCGTGAATCCCAAGGACTGGATCCAGGCCATGAGCCTCGCGGCCGGGCAGGCCGTGTTCGAGGCCCGGGGCGAGGTGTTCCTCCTGCCCACGGATGCGACCAAGCCCGCCCAGAACCTCACGAAGACGCCGGGGGTGCGGGAGCGCATGCCCCGCCTGTCGCCGGACGGCAAGCGCGTGGCCTACTTCAGCGATGCCAGCGGCGACTACGACCTGGTTGTCCAGCCCGTGGACGGCGTCGCGGAGCGCATCCCCACGGGCCTGAAGACCGCCCTCTACCACCTGGAGTGGAGCCCCGACGGCACCAAGGTCCTCTTCGGCGACAAGAGCTTCGCCCTCTATGTCATGGACGTGCCCACGAAGAAGCTCACCAAGGTGGACGAGTCCCATGAGCTGAAGAACGACCAGTTCACCTGGGAAGCAAGCGACTACGCCTGGGCGCCGGATTCCCAGTGGGTCGCCTACAGCTTCGTGGAACCCAACCACAACAGCCGCATCCACCTCTTCAACCTCGCCTCGAAGCAGAAGGTCACCCTGACGGACGGGTTCTACGACTGCCTGAACCCCCGCTTCGATCTCGATGGCAGCACCCTCTACTTCCTCAGCTACAGCAACTTCCAGACCCGCCTCGACCCCAGCCAGGACAACCACATCCAGTCCGCGCCGGTGCAGGTCATGGCCGTGAAGCTGAAGGCCGGCGAGGACAAGGCTGCGTCCTCGGCGTCCGCCAGCAACGCCTTCCGCATCGACGTGGCCGGCCTGGCGGAGCGCATCGCGCCGCTGCCCGTGAAGCCCGGCAACCTGTTCCACCTCAAGGCCGGCAGGGGCCTCGTGGGCTGGGACGAGGTCGAGGGCTGGGACGACAGCGTGGTGGAGGAGCTCTACGGACCCCGCGGCGCGGAGAAGTGGAAGCTGCATCTCTACGATCCCGCCGCCAAGAAGGACAAGGAGGCCGTGCTGGTGGAGCCCGTGAGCGACTGGGTCTTCGACGCCGAAGGCAAGCGGCTCCTCATCCGCAAGGGCCCGAACTTCCACACCGGCGAGGCTGCCGCCGTGTTCACCACCAAGGTCCTGCCGGAGAAGCTGGACCTGGAGCGCATGACCATGACCGTGGATCCCCGCGCCGAGTGGAAGCAGATCTTCGAGGACACCTGGCGCTGGTACCGGGACTTCTTCTATGACAAGGACATGAACGGCAACGACTGGAACGCCATCGGCGCCAAGTTCCGCGCCTGGCTGCCGGAGCTGAACTCCCGGCAGGAGCTGAACTGGCTGCTGAGCCAGATGGTGGGCGAGCTGTGCGTGAGCCACACCTACGTGGGCGGCGGCGACGCCGGTCCGGGCCGGCCCCTGCCGAACCCGGTCTTCCCGGGCCTGCTGGGTGCCGATTTCACCGCAGAGAACGGCGTCTACAAGTTCGCCAAGGTGTATGGCCCCACGGCCTATGCCCGGGACCTCAAGGCCCCCTTGGCGGACCCCGCGCCCAAGGTGAAGGAGGGCGAGTACCTGCTCGCCATCGACGGCAAGCCCCTGCGCGCCCCTGACGCCATCCAGGCCCGGCTGCAGGTCATCAAGGGCCAGAAGGTGACGCTCACCGTGAACGCCAGGCCCACGATGGAAGGCGCCCGCACCGTCGAGGTGGAGCCCGTGCCGAACGACTGGGACCTGCGCTACCACCGCTGGATCGCGGGCAACATCGCCACCGTGGACAAGGCCTCCAACGGCCAGCTGGGTTACATGCACATCACGGCCATGGGCGACCAGAACATCGGCCAGTTCGACAAGTACTGGCGCGCCTTCCGCTACAAGAAGGGCATCGTCATCGACGTGCGCGGCAACGGCGGCGGCTGGACCGAATACTTCATGATCGACAAGCTGGAGCGCAAGCAGGTGGGCTTCAACGTCATGCGCGGCGTCGAGCCCTTCCGCTATCCCAACACCGCCTCGGACGGCCGCTACGTCTTCCTCACCAACGAGCAGAACGGCAGCGACGGCGAGGCCTTCCTCATGCACGTGAAGGCCCGCAACCTGGGCACCATCGTGGGCGTCCCCAGCTGGGGCGGCCTGGTGGGCATCATCAACACCCAGTTCACGCTGGATGGCGGCACCGTGGAGCAGAGCAACAACGGCTTCTACGGCCGCGAAGGCAAGTGGTGGGTGGAGAACCATGGCGCCGACCCCGACCTCACCGTGGAGAACGATCCCGCCAGCCTCATGCAGGGCCGCGACCCGCAGCTTGAAGTGGGCATCGCGACCCTCCTCAAGCAGCTCAAGGAGAATCCCACCCCGGCCTTCCCGGCGGTGCCGGCCTATCCCAAGCGCTGA
- the ilvA gene encoding threonine ammonia-lyase, biosynthetic translates to MNQAPAPSREILERILTALVYDVAIESPLEAAPKLSGRVGSPVWLKREDLQPVFSFKLRGAYNKMAHLTPAARERGVIAASAGNHAQGVALAARKLGCQAVIVMPVTTPGIKVDAVRTLGAQVVLHGDSFEEAYAHSQALAQSEGRVYIHPYDDLDVIAGQGTIGLELLRQMPRGMQAVFVPVGGGGLIAGIAAYLKRLQPGIRIIGVEPVDADAMSQSLAAGRRVRLDRVGLFADGVAVSQVGELTFDLCRQFVDEVVLVNTDEICAAIKDVFEETRSVLEPAGALAVAGLKAWAARQGPDTDTGNLVAILSGANANFDRLRFVAERAELGERREAILAVTIPERPGSFKAFCELIGHRSITEFNYRLADPQQAHIFVGLQMADRSELEPLLARLRAEGLEAQDLSDNEMAKLHVRHLVGGRAPAATDERIYRFEFPERPGALLRFLERMSRGWNISLFHYRNHGADYGRVLAGIQVPPGDQAAFQAYLDGLGYRFVDEGENPAYRLFLA, encoded by the coding sequence TTGAATCAAGCCCCAGCCCCTTCCCGAGAGATCCTCGAACGCATCCTCACGGCCCTGGTCTACGACGTGGCCATCGAATCGCCCCTGGAAGCGGCGCCGAAGCTGTCCGGCCGCGTGGGCAGCCCGGTGTGGCTGAAGCGGGAGGACCTGCAGCCGGTCTTCTCCTTCAAGCTGCGGGGGGCCTACAACAAGATGGCCCACCTCACGCCGGCGGCGCGGGAGCGGGGCGTCATCGCCGCCTCGGCCGGCAACCACGCCCAGGGCGTGGCCCTGGCGGCGCGGAAGCTGGGCTGCCAGGCGGTGATCGTCATGCCCGTCACCACGCCCGGCATCAAGGTGGACGCGGTGCGGACCCTGGGGGCGCAGGTGGTCCTGCACGGCGACTCCTTCGAGGAGGCCTATGCCCACTCCCAGGCCCTGGCCCAGTCCGAGGGCCGGGTCTACATCCACCCCTACGACGACCTCGATGTCATCGCCGGCCAGGGCACCATCGGCCTGGAGCTGCTGCGCCAGATGCCCCGGGGCATGCAGGCCGTCTTCGTACCTGTGGGCGGGGGCGGCCTCATCGCGGGCATCGCCGCCTACCTCAAGCGCCTGCAGCCGGGCATCCGCATCATCGGCGTGGAGCCCGTGGATGCCGACGCCATGAGCCAGTCTCTGGCGGCGGGCCGCCGCGTGCGCCTGGACCGGGTGGGGCTCTTCGCCGACGGCGTGGCCGTCAGCCAGGTGGGTGAGCTCACCTTCGACCTCTGCCGCCAGTTCGTGGATGAGGTGGTGCTGGTGAACACGGACGAGATCTGCGCCGCCATCAAGGACGTGTTCGAGGAGACGCGCTCCGTGCTGGAACCCGCCGGGGCCCTGGCCGTGGCGGGGCTGAAGGCCTGGGCCGCGCGCCAGGGGCCTGACACAGACACCGGCAACCTGGTGGCCATCCTGTCGGGCGCCAACGCCAACTTCGACCGCCTGCGCTTCGTGGCGGAGCGTGCGGAGCTGGGCGAACGGCGCGAGGCCATCCTCGCCGTCACCATCCCCGAGCGGCCCGGCAGCTTCAAGGCCTTCTGCGAGCTCATCGGCCACCGCTCCATCACCGAGTTCAACTACCGCCTGGCGGACCCGCAGCAGGCCCACATCTTCGTGGGCCTGCAGATGGCGGACCGCTCGGAGCTGGAGCCCCTGCTGGCCCGCCTGCGGGCCGAGGGACTGGAAGCCCAGGACCTCAGCGACAACGAGATGGCCAAGCTCCACGTGCGCCACCTGGTGGGCGGCCGGGCGCCTGCAGCGACGGACGAGCGCATCTACCGCTTCGAGTTCCCGGAGCGCCCCGGCGCCCTGCTGCGCTTCCTGGAGCGCATGAGCCGCGGCTGGAACATCTCGCTCTTCCACTACCGCAACCACGGCGCCGACTACGGCCGCGTGCTGGCGGGCATCCAGGTGCCGCCCGGGGACCAGGCGGCCTTCCAGGCCTACCTCGACGGCCTGGGCTACCGCTTCGTGGACGAGGGGGAGAACCCCGCCTACCGCTTGTTCCTGGCCTAG
- a CDS encoding 16S rRNA (uracil(1498)-N(3))-methyltransferase: MNLVLLLPEDLVAPDRAHLTGRRLEHVREVHRAQVGDDLAVGLLGGAMGRGRVLRLEEGVLDLALTLDLTPPPKLPLTLVLAVPRPKVLNRVVAAAASLGVARMVLLNAWKVEKAYWTSPKMRPENLRDQLLLGLEQAKDTVLPELRLARLFRPFVEDELPALLAGGTGLLAHPGTGGTAPKALAAPITLAIGPEGGWIDAEVQSLLDAGLQPLDLGPRILRTETALATLVGRLF, from the coding sequence CTGAACCTGGTGCTGCTGCTCCCCGAGGACCTGGTCGCTCCGGACCGGGCGCACCTGACCGGACGGCGCCTCGAGCACGTGCGCGAGGTGCACCGCGCGCAGGTCGGCGACGACCTGGCCGTGGGTCTGCTGGGTGGGGCCATGGGCCGGGGCAGGGTGCTGCGACTGGAGGAGGGAGTCCTGGACCTGGCATTGACGCTGGACCTGACCCCGCCCCCGAAGCTGCCGCTGACCCTGGTCCTCGCCGTGCCGCGCCCGAAGGTGCTCAACCGCGTCGTGGCCGCCGCCGCCAGCCTGGGCGTGGCCCGCATGGTGCTGCTCAATGCCTGGAAGGTCGAGAAGGCCTACTGGACCAGCCCGAAGATGCGGCCCGAGAACCTGCGCGACCAGCTGCTCCTGGGCCTGGAGCAGGCCAAGGACACGGTATTGCCCGAGCTGCGCCTGGCACGGCTCTTCCGGCCCTTCGTGGAGGATGAACTGCCCGCCCTGCTGGCGGGCGGCACGGGCCTGCTGGCCCACCCGGGCACCGGCGGGACCGCCCCCAAGGCCCTGGCCGCTCCCATCACCCTGGCCATCGGCCCCGAAGGCGGCTGGATCGACGCCGAGGTGCAGAGCCTGCTGGACGCGGGCCTGCAGCCCCTGGACCTGGGTCCGCGCATCCTCCGCACCGAGACCGCGCTGGCGACGTTGGTGGGAAGGTTGTTCTAG
- a CDS encoding GNAT family N-acetyltransferase, producing MVSDFTIRPATLDDAPTLAALGAQTFRETFEAICSSQDLANFLADAYGDAIQRTELADPFRPALVLEAEGRPVGFAQLRLGHREPCVTGVRPVELQRIYVLREAHGSGFGAALMEASVIQARAWGADVLWLGVWEHNDRALAFYARQGFREAGDHVFQIGQQIDRDLILVKDLS from the coding sequence ATGGTCTCCGACTTCACCATCCGACCCGCCACGCTGGACGATGCGCCGACCCTGGCGGCACTGGGTGCGCAGACCTTCCGCGAGACCTTCGAGGCCATCTGCTCGTCCCAGGATCTGGCGAATTTCCTGGCGGACGCCTACGGCGACGCCATCCAGCGCACGGAACTGGCGGATCCCTTCCGTCCCGCCCTGGTGCTGGAGGCCGAGGGGCGGCCCGTCGGCTTCGCCCAGCTCCGCCTGGGCCACCGGGAGCCCTGCGTCACCGGCGTCCGCCCTGTCGAGCTGCAGCGGATCTATGTGCTGCGCGAGGCTCACGGCAGCGGCTTCGGTGCCGCGCTCATGGAGGCCTCGGTGATCCAGGCCCGGGCCTGGGGCGCCGACGTGCTCTGGCTGGGGGTCTGGGAGCACAACGACCGGGCCCTGGCCTTCTACGCCCGCCAGGGTTTCCGCGAGGCGGGCGACCACGTGTTCCAGATCGGCCAGCAGATCGACCGGGACCTGATCCTGGTCAAGGACCTCTCCTGA
- a CDS encoding TfoX/Sxy family protein, with translation MVAMAVSVSFRTYLLEQLGQIRPITTRPMFGGLTFFAEGRAFALADDGVIYFKVDDSNRPDFVAAGKGPFLPFGDPDRPMQYYELPEEVLEDPEALAQWMARAIAVAMKAKPKAKSKAKSKAKTAKER, from the coding sequence ATGGTCGCCATGGCCGTCTCAGTGAGCTTCCGCACATACCTCCTCGAGCAATTGGGGCAGATCCGTCCGATCACCACCCGACCCATGTTCGGCGGTCTGACCTTCTTTGCGGAGGGCCGCGCCTTCGCCCTGGCCGATGATGGCGTGATCTATTTCAAGGTGGACGACAGCAACCGCCCGGACTTCGTGGCGGCGGGCAAGGGGCCCTTCCTGCCCTTCGGGGATCCGGACCGGCCCATGCAGTACTACGAGCTGCCCGAAGAAGTGCTGGAGGACCCGGAGGCGCTGGCCCAGTGGATGGCCAGGGCCATCGCCGTGGCCATGAAGGCGAAGCCGAAGGCCAAGTCCAAAGCCAAGTCCAAAGCCAAGACCGCCAAGGAGAGGTAG
- a CDS encoding phosphate acyltransferase has translation MRINTLDELLLAVKDRPRKRLVVAWANDAHTLEAVNAAVEAGLVEAFLVGDEPVMARGCQELGLPRERFRMTHAATDRDAAAKAVAMVRSGEADLLMKGLLSTELYMRAILNKEQGLLDPGAILSHVTVMEHPGHPKLLIAGDVAVIPEPEFKEKVAILGYLVKTAKALGIETPKVAVLSASEQVQPKLRSSAEAALLSKMADRGQIKGAFVDGPMALDGAIDPDSARIKSMGGPVAGDADCLLFPNLEAGNTFYKAGTKLGGAEIAAVVAGARVPCVLSSRGDSAKTKLSSIALAALLA, from the coding sequence ATGCGGATCAACACGCTCGACGAGCTGCTCCTTGCCGTGAAGGATCGCCCCCGCAAGCGCCTGGTGGTGGCCTGGGCCAACGACGCCCACACCCTGGAGGCGGTGAACGCCGCCGTGGAGGCGGGCCTGGTGGAGGCCTTCCTGGTGGGTGACGAGCCGGTCATGGCCAGGGGCTGCCAGGAGCTGGGCCTCCCGCGGGAGCGCTTCCGCATGACCCACGCCGCCACGGATCGCGATGCCGCAGCCAAGGCCGTGGCCATGGTCCGCTCGGGCGAGGCCGACCTGCTCATGAAGGGCCTGCTCAGCACGGAGCTGTACATGCGGGCCATCCTGAACAAGGAGCAGGGCCTCCTGGATCCCGGCGCCATCCTCAGCCACGTGACCGTGATGGAGCACCCGGGCCATCCCAAGCTCCTCATCGCCGGCGACGTGGCCGTGATCCCCGAACCCGAGTTCAAGGAGAAGGTGGCCATCCTGGGCTACCTGGTGAAGACCGCCAAGGCGCTGGGGATCGAGACGCCCAAGGTCGCGGTGCTGTCGGCCTCGGAGCAGGTGCAACCCAAGCTGCGCTCCAGCGCCGAGGCGGCCCTGCTCTCGAAGATGGCGGACCGGGGCCAGATCAAGGGAGCCTTCGTGGACGGCCCCATGGCCCTGGATGGTGCCATCGATCCCGATTCCGCCCGCATCAAGAGCATGGGCGGCCCCGTGGCCGGGGACGCGGACTGCCTGCTCTTCCCGAACCTCGAGGCGGGCAACACCTTCTACAAGGCCGGCACCAAGCTGGGCGGCGCCGAGATCGCCGCCGTGGTGGCCGGGGCCCGGGTCCCCTGCGTCCTCAGCAGCCGCGGCGACAGCGCCAAGACCAAGCTCAGCTCCATCGCCCTGGCGGCCCTCCTCGCCTAG
- the buk gene encoding butyrate kinase has protein sequence MFDIEASLDSRLLAEPRNRPTVVFPEALDPRTLEAVCFLARFIRPVFLAPEAEVRALAASQLAHLGEDRVAYTLSESAFVDPASRPDLLTTFATACVEWGHSHGRYQSLEEVRGSMADPCLFGIWAVKLGHADMVVGGAIHEPKAFFRPMVELLAQRSVACEAGVFVLPDSHPDDVYPHNIVVFGDVGVNASMNPRTLAEVAVGTCAVARDLIPEDVLPEIRCAMVSYSNRGSDEGPSPELVRQAADLVPGILAERVKHAARYGTIHIRGEIKVSVALSRRSADLYHADGLPWEGGPNVIVCPNLDMGNLLYHLYSTRFPDAKKFPVMFGLWFQGVDLPMDCTPEDIRLAVKASVMRLHHYGEWKRTPKDTFFRRHRVLVLNPGSTSTKTSVFEGDEERCTEEIQHTAEEMKPFEGRPITEQFTFRKEAVLRFLAGKGLSQEDLDAVAGRGGLLRPIPHGTWNVGAPMLEDLMAGKRGEHASNLGALIASELVAGTGKPAYIVDPVVVDEADPKVKITGLKELPRRVISHALNQIATARRYAEEHETFYERVNVIVAHMGGGITVGAHRKGRYIDVNNGLDGEGPFSPQRSGSLPPGQLIDLCFSGKYTKAELKLLNKGRGGMIDLLGTADMREVERRVEAGDAEAGLVYAALTYQIAKAITALAPAFEGEPIDAILLTGGMARSAKLVAELDRLTAALGCGVKVYPGENEMAALAKGALRVLSGRETARDYPPA, from the coding sequence TGGCGGAGCCCCGGAACCGCCCCACGGTGGTGTTTCCCGAGGCCCTGGATCCCCGCACGCTGGAGGCGGTGTGCTTCCTGGCGCGCTTCATCCGCCCCGTCTTCCTCGCACCCGAAGCAGAGGTGCGGGCCCTGGCGGCCAGCCAGCTCGCGCACCTGGGCGAGGACCGGGTCGCCTACACCCTGTCCGAGAGTGCCTTCGTCGACCCGGCCTCTCGCCCCGACCTCCTGACCACTTTCGCCACGGCCTGCGTGGAGTGGGGGCACAGCCATGGTCGCTACCAGAGCCTGGAGGAGGTGCGGGGCAGCATGGCCGATCCCTGTCTCTTCGGCATCTGGGCCGTGAAGCTGGGTCATGCCGACATGGTGGTGGGCGGCGCCATCCACGAGCCCAAGGCCTTCTTCCGGCCCATGGTGGAGCTGCTGGCCCAGCGCAGCGTGGCCTGCGAGGCGGGCGTGTTCGTGCTGCCGGACTCCCATCCGGATGACGTCTATCCCCACAACATCGTGGTGTTCGGCGACGTGGGCGTGAACGCCTCCATGAACCCGCGCACCCTGGCCGAGGTGGCCGTAGGCACCTGCGCCGTGGCGCGGGATCTGATCCCCGAGGACGTGCTTCCCGAGATCCGCTGCGCCATGGTCTCCTACTCCAACCGCGGCAGCGACGAGGGCCCCTCGCCGGAGCTGGTGCGCCAGGCGGCGGACCTGGTGCCCGGCATCCTGGCCGAGCGCGTCAAGCACGCCGCCCGGTACGGCACCATCCACATCCGTGGCGAGATCAAGGTGAGCGTGGCGCTGTCGCGCCGCTCGGCAGACCTCTACCACGCCGACGGCCTGCCCTGGGAGGGCGGCCCCAACGTCATCGTCTGCCCCAACCTGGACATGGGGAACCTGCTCTACCACCTGTATTCCACCCGCTTCCCGGATGCGAAGAAATTCCCCGTGATGTTCGGCCTCTGGTTCCAGGGCGTGGACCTGCCCATGGACTGCACGCCCGAGGACATCCGCCTGGCCGTGAAGGCCTCGGTCATGCGCCTGCATCACTACGGCGAGTGGAAGCGCACCCCGAAGGACACCTTCTTCCGCCGCCACCGCGTGCTGGTGCTGAATCCCGGCTCCACCTCCACCAAGACCTCCGTCTTCGAGGGCGACGAGGAGCGCTGCACCGAGGAGATCCAGCACACCGCCGAAGAGATGAAGCCCTTCGAGGGCCGCCCGATCACGGAGCAGTTCACGTTCCGCAAGGAGGCCGTGCTGCGCTTCCTCGCCGGGAAGGGGCTCAGCCAGGAGGATCTGGACGCCGTGGCCGGCCGCGGTGGCCTGCTGCGCCCCATCCCGCACGGCACCTGGAATGTCGGGGCCCCCATGCTGGAGGACCTGATGGCCGGGAAGCGCGGCGAGCACGCCAGCAATCTCGGCGCCCTCATCGCCTCCGAGCTGGTGGCGGGCACGGGCAAGCCCGCCTACATCGTGGATCCGGTCGTGGTGGATGAGGCGGATCCCAAGGTCAAGATCACGGGCCTGAAGGAGCTGCCCCGCCGGGTGATCAGCCATGCCCTCAACCAGATCGCCACCGCCCGGCGCTACGCCGAGGAGCACGAGACCTTCTACGAGCGCGTCAACGTGATCGTGGCCCACATGGGCGGCGGCATCACCGTGGGGGCCCACCGCAAGGGCCGCTACATCGACGTGAACAACGGCCTGGACGGGGAGGGACCCTTCTCGCCCCAGCGTTCGGGCAGCCTGCCGCCGGGCCAGCTCATCGACCTCTGCTTCTCCGGCAAGTACACCAAGGCCGAGCTGAAGCTTCTCAACAAGGGCCGCGGCGGCATGATCGACCTGCTGGGCACCGCCGACATGCGCGAGGTGGAGCGCCGCGTGGAGGCCGGGGATGCCGAGGCCGGCCTGGTCTACGCAGCCCTGACCTACCAGATTGCCAAGGCCATCACGGCTCTGGCGCCGGCCTTCGAAGGCGAGCCCATCGACGCCATCCTGCTGACCGGCGGCATGGCCCGCTCCGCGAAGCTGGTCGCCGAGCTGGATCGCCTCACCGCGGCCCTGGGCTGCGGCGTCAAGGTCTACCCCGGCGAGAACGAGATGGCCGCCCTCGCCAAGGGCGCCCTGCGCGTGCTCTCCGGACGGGAGACCGCCCGCGACTACCCGCCGGCCTGA